The segment CGCAACCCTCGCCGCTCGCGTCGCAGAAGAAGGTATTCAAACCACCCGAGCGAGCAATGAGCAAGCCGCAGATCGCGGCGTTCTGGGCTTCTTCTGGTTTCTTGATCCTGCGGGTTTCCGTCATGAGCTGATTTGGGGTCAACGACGCCCCAACAATCCATTTCTGCCCGGTCGTCCAATGTCCGGCTTCACAACTGGGGAGCAAGGTCTCGGCCACGTAGTGCTGGGAGTTCCAGACGTTGCTGAAATGGACCGTTTCTATCGCTCCGTCATGGGTTTTCACCTCTCTGACACCGTCGTCGATGGCCCCATCCATGCTCACTTCTATCACGTCAACGGTCGCCACCACTCGTTGGCCATTGCACGCCCGCCAACAGGTCGCCCTTCATTCCTTCACTTGATGGTGGAAACCAAGTCGCTAGACGATGTCGGCTCAGCACTGGACATCTGCGAAGACTCGGGTGTCCCCATCACCCGCACCTTGGGCGCGCATACCAACGATCACATGACATCGTTCTATCTGCACTCCCCATCCGACTTCCGCATCGAATACGGCTGGGGCGGCCTGGAAGTGCATGACCTGTGGGTTCCGCGCTACTACGACCGCACCAGCATCTGGGGTCACCGCCACCTCAAC is part of the Comamonas sp. Y33R10-2 genome and harbors:
- a CDS encoding VOC family protein: MITSLAYFGVTSPAYKEWETFGPKVLGAELTQPGQDGSVRLRFDEMAHRLTVHPGERNDVAYIGWTTSGESEAATLAARVAEEGIQTTRASNEQAADRGVLGFFWFLDPAGFRHELIWGQRRPNNPFLPGRPMSGFTTGEQGLGHVVLGVPDVAEMDRFYRSVMGFHLSDTVVDGPIHAHFYHVNGRHHSLAIARPPTGRPSFLHLMVETKSLDDVGSALDICEDSGVPITRTLGAHTNDHMTSFYLHSPSDFRIEYGWGGLEVHDLWVPRYYDRTSIWGHRHLNKHLSPFLDLGDAGSKA